The proteins below come from a single Myxococcales bacterium genomic window:
- a CDS encoding serine/threonine protein kinase yields the protein MGLFDRFRRVPAGPPPPVAEPSATRGAEPASPRELQVLARAGREGGPSEQEVLSVLASLRASPLEGRALDVLFAATTGQPLPDAIALAASAMLVDRGERATALRLLTPVTHPSGLLLRADLAAESGDVPTALACVERVLLRDLDHPGAKERHARFRAELGLAVPQRSVPAGATMVVREADAPFELLREIARGGAGAVYEAVDRELERRVALKVYHHPERDAEQLRHEARVASALAGRGVVRVYDLDPEHGWLALAWAPLGAFRELIRARDRAALLPIDRWLFPLVAALARVHAAGWVHHDVKPANVLLHDLDTPILTDFGIARRFGEPSPAGSLGYVSPERLAGRPSDPRDDLYGLGRMLQDALEALGTTADTVRFRPFATICTGPDADRPADARALYTRLRVELHA from the coding sequence GTGGGCCTCTTCGACAGGTTTCGACGCGTCCCCGCGGGCCCGCCCCCGCCGGTGGCGGAGCCCTCGGCGACGCGCGGGGCGGAGCCCGCGTCCCCGCGGGAGCTCCAGGTGCTCGCCCGTGCGGGCCGCGAGGGAGGCCCCTCCGAGCAGGAGGTGCTGAGCGTCCTCGCGAGCCTGCGCGCTTCCCCGCTGGAAGGCCGCGCGCTCGACGTGCTCTTCGCCGCGACGACGGGCCAGCCGCTCCCCGACGCCATCGCGCTGGCAGCGAGCGCGATGCTGGTCGACCGCGGCGAGCGAGCGACGGCGCTCCGGCTCCTCACCCCGGTCACGCACCCGAGCGGCCTCCTCTTGCGCGCCGACCTGGCGGCCGAGTCCGGCGACGTGCCCACGGCGCTCGCGTGCGTCGAGCGGGTGCTCCTCCGCGACCTCGATCACCCCGGGGCGAAGGAGCGCCACGCGCGGTTCCGGGCGGAGCTCGGGCTCGCCGTGCCGCAGCGGAGCGTGCCGGCGGGCGCGACCATGGTCGTGCGCGAGGCCGACGCGCCGTTCGAGCTGCTGCGCGAGATCGCGCGTGGCGGAGCCGGGGCGGTGTACGAAGCCGTCGATCGCGAGCTCGAGCGCCGCGTGGCGCTGAAGGTCTATCACCACCCCGAGCGCGACGCCGAGCAACTCCGCCACGAGGCGAGGGTCGCCAGCGCGCTCGCGGGACGCGGGGTAGTGCGCGTCTACGATCTCGACCCGGAGCACGGGTGGCTCGCGCTGGCGTGGGCGCCCCTCGGCGCCTTCCGCGAGCTCATCCGAGCGCGCGATCGCGCAGCGCTGCTCCCCATCGACCGGTGGCTCTTCCCGCTCGTCGCCGCGCTCGCGCGGGTGCACGCGGCCGGCTGGGTCCATCACGACGTGAAGCCCGCGAACGTGCTCCTCCACGACCTCGACACGCCCATCCTCACCGACTTCGGCATCGCGCGTCGCTTCGGCGAGCCGAGCCCCGCCGGCAGCCTCGGGTACGTGTCGCCCGAGCGCCTCGCCGGCCGGCCGAGCGACCCTCGCGACGATCTGTACGGGCTCGGGCGCATGCTCCAGGACGCCCTCGAGGCGCTCGGCACCACGGCCGACACCGTGCGGTTCCGGCCGTTCGCCACCATCTGCACGGGCCCGGACGCCGACCGCCCCGCCGACGCGCGTGCACTCTACACCCGTCTTCGCGTCGAGCTGCATGCCTGA
- a CDS encoding ThiF family adenylyltransferase, protein MPDAPTAPDLPLDELAEALARGEPLALLDVREADEFEAAHVPGARSLPLSQLESAASRDALAPLAPLAPLALVADLDPGALVVTFCASGRRAARARDALSRLGLSGARAAASGMLEWLARGLPAAGAAVPHPDDARRYARQLRLPEVGPRGQARLARARVAIVGVGGLGCPAALYLAAAGVGHLTLVDPDLVSLDNLHRQVLFRTDDVGTPKVSAARAALLARTPRLTVEGRALPLGRENAIALLGGHDLLVDATDNYAARAEVNRASCELEVPAVFGAVARFEGQVTTRLPGRGPCYVCLHPSPPGDGMAPTCAEEGVLGVVPGVIGLLQAHEALKVLLGYGDPLVGTLLHFDARTSRFRALGFDRAPGCAACGAA, encoded by the coding sequence ATGCCTGACGCGCCGACCGCTCCTGATCTGCCGCTCGATGAGCTCGCGGAAGCGCTCGCGCGGGGCGAGCCGCTCGCGCTCCTCGACGTGCGCGAGGCCGACGAGTTCGAGGCGGCGCACGTGCCGGGTGCGCGCTCGCTCCCGCTCTCGCAGCTGGAGTCCGCGGCCTCGCGCGACGCGCTCGCACCCCTCGCACCCCTCGCACCCCTCGCTCTCGTCGCCGACCTCGACCCCGGCGCGCTCGTCGTCACGTTCTGCGCCTCGGGGAGGCGCGCCGCACGCGCGCGGGATGCGCTGTCGCGCCTCGGGTTGTCCGGAGCCCGCGCCGCCGCGTCGGGCATGCTGGAGTGGCTAGCCCGTGGGCTGCCAGCCGCGGGCGCGGCGGTCCCGCACCCCGACGACGCGCGGCGCTACGCGCGGCAGCTGCGTCTGCCCGAGGTAGGCCCGCGCGGCCAGGCGCGGCTCGCGCGCGCCCGCGTCGCCATCGTCGGCGTCGGCGGCCTGGGCTGCCCCGCAGCCCTCTACCTCGCCGCCGCAGGCGTCGGGCACCTCACCCTCGTGGACCCCGACCTGGTGTCGCTCGACAACCTCCACAGGCAGGTGCTCTTTCGCACCGACGACGTGGGCACGCCCAAAGTGAGCGCGGCGCGCGCCGCCCTGCTCGCCCGCACGCCGCGGCTCACGGTCGAAGGGCGCGCGCTCCCCCTCGGTCGGGAGAACGCCATCGCGCTGCTCGGTGGGCACGATCTGCTCGTCGACGCGACCGACAACTACGCCGCGCGCGCTGAGGTGAACCGCGCCTCCTGCGAGCTCGAGGTGCCCGCGGTGTTCGGCGCCGTCGCGCGCTTCGAGGGGCAGGTCACCACGCGCCTGCCCGGGCGCGGCCCCTGCTATGTGTGCCTCCACCCGAGCCCCCCCGGCGACGGCATGGCCCCGACCTGCGCGGAGGAGGGCGTGCTGGGCGTGGTGCCGGGCGTCATCGGCCTGCTGCAGGCCCACGAGGCCTTGAAGGTGCTCCTGGGGTACGGCGACCCGCTCGTCGGCACGCTGCTTCACTTCGACGCGAGGACGAGCCGTTTTCGCGCCCTCGGCTTCGATCGCGCGCCGGGCTGCGCCGCGTGCGGCGCGGCCTGA
- a CDS encoding D-tyrosyl-tRNA(Tyr) deacylase, whose translation MRAVVQRVASASVVVAGEVVGSVGHGLLVYLGCGRGDLASDAAWMLDKIVGLRVFENGAGKLDRALLDVGGELLVVSQFTLYGDLRKGRRPSFEGAMAPDEAAQLYAGFVALARERYPTLGVATGRFRADMRVTSVNEGPVTLWLESPRPAEMVS comes from the coding sequence GTGCGCGCGGTCGTGCAGCGCGTGGCCTCGGCGAGCGTCGTCGTCGCGGGTGAGGTGGTCGGCTCCGTGGGCCATGGCCTCCTCGTTTACCTCGGCTGCGGCAGGGGCGATCTCGCATCCGACGCCGCGTGGATGCTGGACAAAATCGTCGGGCTCCGCGTGTTCGAGAACGGTGCCGGCAAGCTCGACCGCGCCCTCCTGGATGTGGGCGGCGAGCTCTTGGTCGTCAGCCAGTTCACGCTCTACGGCGACCTCCGCAAGGGGCGAAGACCGAGCTTCGAGGGGGCCATGGCGCCCGACGAGGCCGCGCAGCTCTACGCGGGCTTCGTGGCGCTCGCGCGTGAGCGTTACCCGACGCTCGGCGTGGCGACGGGGCGGTTCCGGGCCGACATGCGCGTCACGTCCGTGAACGAGGGCCCCGTGACGCTCTGGCTCGAGAGCCCAAGACCCGCGGAGATGGTGTCGTGA
- a CDS encoding YcbK family protein: protein MKRLASLVALALLVPFSASASPSAHTRSSRHPAAKGEPAPAAAAPKPVSAPVRAPAKPRHARAQTRGHVDVGHHEPSVTRGVLVTKVSARHVERPSAGPDRADRHAHLANKREEQRPSPASIERTSHGAKKPLPLLPAAALQRASARELGEGAAKAAPRPGHEPRGAKPEDKAPKAAPKPAAAAKEGGCPKTAAQPKAARECLHDPVELVRGAEIDRFALQRCEGGLAPLALERLSVALRPSQVARPVLDLRSTPRPGSLSKKAKSAHEVGKAGKAEAEKREDVLPSQIKRVDPGLAERLDLIAGHFQKPGRPLRVSVVSGYRPASAGSQHAHGRAMDIRVEGVENEELVAFCKSIPDTGCGYYPNSSFVHVDVRDPGAGHVSWIDASGPGESPHYVTEWPLKAAKPSEPPAVTGGDEHPASTPPEVAKEPEAPKGGKPQELIDGVRD, encoded by the coding sequence ATGAAGCGTCTCGCCTCTCTCGTTGCGCTCGCTCTCCTCGTCCCGTTCTCGGCCTCGGCGAGCCCGTCGGCCCACACGCGGTCGAGTCGCCACCCCGCTGCGAAGGGCGAGCCGGCCCCCGCTGCCGCCGCCCCCAAGCCCGTCAGTGCACCTGTTCGCGCGCCCGCGAAGCCGCGGCACGCGCGTGCGCAGACCCGCGGTCACGTCGACGTGGGTCACCACGAGCCGAGCGTCACTCGCGGCGTGCTCGTCACGAAGGTCTCTGCCCGGCACGTCGAGCGGCCCTCCGCCGGCCCCGACCGCGCCGATCGCCACGCGCACCTCGCGAACAAGCGCGAGGAGCAGCGGCCGAGCCCCGCCTCGATCGAGCGCACCTCGCACGGCGCGAAGAAGCCGCTGCCGCTGCTGCCCGCCGCCGCGCTCCAGCGGGCCTCTGCCCGCGAGCTCGGCGAGGGCGCCGCGAAGGCCGCGCCTCGTCCCGGCCACGAGCCGCGCGGCGCCAAGCCCGAGGACAAGGCGCCCAAGGCGGCGCCGAAGCCCGCGGCGGCGGCGAAGGAGGGCGGGTGCCCCAAGACCGCAGCCCAGCCGAAGGCGGCGCGGGAGTGCCTGCACGACCCCGTGGAGCTCGTGCGCGGCGCCGAGATCGATCGATTCGCGCTGCAGCGCTGTGAAGGAGGCCTCGCCCCTTTAGCGCTTGAGCGCCTCAGCGTCGCGTTGCGCCCAAGTCAGGTGGCGCGGCCGGTGCTCGACCTCCGGTCGACGCCGAGACCTGGGTCGCTCTCCAAAAAGGCGAAGTCTGCTCACGAGGTCGGCAAGGCTGGCAAAGCCGAGGCCGAGAAGCGCGAGGACGTCCTCCCCTCGCAGATCAAGCGAGTCGATCCGGGCCTCGCCGAGCGCCTCGACCTCATCGCAGGGCACTTCCAGAAGCCCGGGCGCCCGCTCCGTGTCTCGGTGGTCTCCGGCTACCGCCCCGCCTCCGCGGGAAGCCAGCACGCCCACGGCCGAGCTATGGACATCCGGGTCGAGGGCGTCGAGAACGAGGAGCTCGTCGCCTTCTGCAAGTCTATCCCGGACACGGGCTGCGGCTACTACCCGAACTCGTCGTTCGTGCACGTCGACGTGCGGGATCCCGGCGCCGGCCACGTCTCGTGGATCGACGCGAGCGGCCCCGGCGAGTCACCGCACTACGTCACCGAGTGGCCCCTGAAGGCGGCGAAGCCCTCGGAGCCGCCGGCCGTCACGGGGGGCGATGAGCACCCGGCGTCCACCCCGCCCGAGGTCGCCAAGGAGCCCGAGGCCCCGAAGGGTGGCAAGCCCCAGGAGCTCATCGACGGCGTGCGCGACTAG
- a CDS encoding 4-hydroxythreonine-4-phosphate dehydrogenase PdxA, whose protein sequence is MGPDVSLLAARALPRGARAVLLGDMGCLQERARAVGVDPSRLVRVATAAEGFSLERGLLGVVTPHRALSPRDRRAGAPSKAGGAAQLAYVDLGADWARDGLADALVTGPVSKAAVVRSGAPGSRGFAGHTEHLMRRLGAPSVTMAFWSSRFTTSLVTTHLALRQVSRAITRHEVLRATLHTARFLADLESGPVALAVAGLNPHAGEEGLLGGEEIAEIAPAVRAARRALGRDVTTARVSVAGPVPAETALRLAAEGAYAGVVAMFHDQATIAMKLTGFGEAVNVSLGLPIVRTSVDHGTAYDRAGTGAADARGMREAIGLAARMARARAER, encoded by the coding sequence GTGGGGCCGGACGTGAGCCTGCTCGCCGCGCGCGCGCTTCCGCGGGGCGCGCGCGCGGTGCTGCTCGGCGACATGGGCTGCCTGCAGGAGCGGGCGCGCGCGGTGGGCGTAGACCCGTCGCGGCTGGTCCGCGTCGCGACCGCCGCCGAGGGCTTCTCGCTGGAGCGCGGCCTCCTCGGCGTCGTGACGCCGCATCGCGCGCTCTCTCCCCGCGATCGCCGCGCTGGCGCCCCGTCGAAGGCGGGCGGCGCGGCCCAGCTCGCCTACGTCGACCTGGGCGCCGACTGGGCACGCGATGGGCTCGCCGACGCCCTGGTCACCGGCCCGGTCAGCAAGGCCGCGGTCGTGCGTTCCGGCGCGCCGGGCTCGCGCGGCTTCGCCGGCCACACCGAGCACCTCATGAGGCGCCTCGGCGCGCCCAGCGTGACCATGGCGTTTTGGTCAAGTAGATTCACCACATCGCTCGTCACCACTCACCTCGCCTTGCGCCAGGTGTCGAGGGCGATCACGCGTCACGAGGTGCTGCGCGCCACGCTTCACACGGCGCGGTTCCTCGCGGATCTCGAGTCCGGTCCGGTCGCCCTCGCGGTGGCCGGCCTGAACCCGCACGCGGGCGAGGAGGGCCTCCTCGGCGGAGAGGAGATCGCCGAGATCGCGCCCGCCGTCCGCGCCGCCCGCCGCGCGCTCGGTCGAGACGTGACCACCGCGCGGGTCTCGGTGGCGGGGCCCGTCCCCGCGGAGACCGCGCTCCGCCTCGCCGCGGAGGGCGCGTACGCGGGCGTCGTCGCGATGTTCCATGATCAGGCGACGATCGCGATGAAGCTCACGGGCTTCGGCGAAGCGGTGAACGTCTCGCTCGGGCTGCCCATCGTGCGCACCAGCGTCGACCACGGCACCGCCTACGATCGCGCGGGCACCGGCGCCGCCGACGCGCGCGGCATGCGCGAGGCCATCGGGCTCGCCGCGAGGATGGCCCGCGCGAGGGCTGAGCGATAG
- a CDS encoding winged helix-turn-helix domain-containing protein, which yields MRQLGAEVLTLDFWDEPIALWEEVGKATGYGAPGAQVRAVVVEGGDRPDLAVAALRGLRRDPQLAAVPTLLALPERQVARVEPQSGFEGFDDFIVLPYFPAELYARIRRLEWQKSEFLTEERVKVGGLLIDRAAREVSLDGHRVPLTAKEFSLLAFLAQSRGRVFPRSTLLARVWGPRYEGGARTVDIHVRRLRAKLGDALPLETRRGAGYVLRAAGEERGRT from the coding sequence CTGCGCCAGCTCGGCGCCGAGGTGCTCACCCTCGACTTCTGGGACGAGCCGATCGCCCTGTGGGAGGAGGTAGGCAAGGCCACGGGCTACGGCGCGCCCGGCGCCCAGGTCCGGGCGGTCGTGGTCGAAGGGGGCGATCGTCCCGATCTGGCCGTGGCCGCGCTGCGAGGGCTACGCCGTGATCCGCAGCTCGCCGCCGTCCCCACGTTGCTCGCCCTGCCGGAGCGCCAGGTGGCGCGCGTGGAGCCGCAGTCCGGCTTCGAGGGCTTCGACGACTTCATCGTGCTGCCGTATTTCCCTGCCGAGCTCTACGCGCGCATCCGCCGGCTCGAGTGGCAGAAGAGCGAGTTTCTCACCGAGGAGCGCGTCAAGGTCGGGGGCCTCCTCATCGATCGTGCGGCGCGCGAGGTGAGCCTCGACGGGCACCGCGTGCCCCTCACGGCCAAGGAGTTCTCGCTCCTCGCGTTCCTGGCGCAGAGCCGCGGCCGCGTGTTCCCACGCTCCACCCTCCTCGCGCGCGTGTGGGGGCCGCGCTACGAAGGCGGCGCGCGGACGGTCGACATCCACGTGCGCCGCCTCCGCGCGAAGCTCGGCGACGCGCTCCCCCTCGAGACCCGCCGCGGCGCCGGCTACGTGCTGCGCGCGGCGGGCGAAGAGCGGGGCCGCACGTGA
- the tldD gene encoding metalloprotease TldD (responsible for the proteolytic maturation of the E. coli pMccB17 plasmid-encoded microcin B17, an exported protein that targets the essential topoisomerase II DNA gyrase; degrades the E. coli plasmid F-encoded CcdA) has protein sequence MATVSALYKAPFGPGGPTEIDVQLAEKLLAVALSKGADYADLFFEYRAAGGLVYDEGILKSASRGVSVGLGVRAQKGDATGYAYVEKLDWASMQHAAATAAQIAVEGGALAPVRAVEVAVPKRYELDTVTLDVAGLEKRALLERAAKRAEAFDPRVVKVEASFAEELREILVVTSEGRMARDTQPLMRFGVRVIAERDGKRQEGSSGGGGRSTLGYFDGKSPEWHAEQAASLALRMLDAEEAPAGTFEVVLAPGDSGILLHEAVGHGLEADFNRKGTSNYSGQIGREVASELCTVIDDATLLQSRGSVNVDDEGFEPSSSVLIEKGVLRGYMHDRHSARHYGRAPSGNGRRESFASVPLPRMTNTILTAGPHDPEEILRTVKKGIYAKKFGGGQVDIANGDFVFSLTESYLVEDGKLTAPLKGVNLIGNGPDVLRKVTMLGHDVEISDGVWTCGKDGQSVPVGVGCPTIKISAITVGGTKV, from the coding sequence ATGGCCACCGTGTCCGCCCTCTACAAGGCTCCCTTCGGCCCCGGCGGCCCCACCGAGATCGACGTCCAGCTCGCCGAGAAGCTGCTCGCCGTCGCGCTCTCCAAGGGCGCCGACTACGCCGATCTCTTCTTCGAGTACCGCGCCGCGGGGGGGCTCGTGTACGACGAGGGCATCCTGAAGAGCGCGTCCCGCGGCGTCTCGGTGGGCCTCGGTGTTCGGGCACAGAAGGGCGACGCCACGGGGTACGCGTACGTCGAGAAGCTCGACTGGGCGTCGATGCAGCACGCGGCGGCCACCGCGGCGCAGATCGCCGTCGAGGGAGGCGCGCTCGCGCCGGTGCGGGCCGTCGAAGTGGCGGTGCCCAAGCGCTACGAGCTCGACACCGTGACGCTCGACGTCGCGGGCCTCGAGAAGCGCGCCCTCCTCGAGCGCGCGGCGAAGCGGGCCGAGGCCTTCGATCCACGCGTCGTGAAGGTCGAGGCGAGCTTCGCCGAGGAGCTCCGCGAGATCCTGGTCGTCACCTCCGAGGGCCGCATGGCGCGCGACACGCAGCCGCTCATGCGGTTCGGCGTGCGGGTCATCGCCGAGCGCGACGGCAAGCGCCAAGAGGGCTCCTCCGGGGGCGGCGGGCGCAGCACGCTCGGGTACTTCGACGGCAAGTCGCCCGAATGGCACGCCGAGCAGGCCGCGTCGCTCGCGCTCCGCATGCTGGACGCCGAGGAGGCGCCCGCGGGCACCTTCGAGGTCGTCCTCGCGCCGGGCGACAGCGGGATCCTCCTCCATGAGGCGGTCGGGCACGGGCTCGAGGCCGACTTCAACCGGAAGGGCACGAGCAACTATTCTGGCCAGATCGGGCGCGAGGTCGCGAGCGAGCTGTGCACGGTCATCGACGACGCGACGCTGCTTCAGTCGCGCGGCTCGGTGAACGTGGACGACGAGGGCTTCGAGCCCTCGAGCTCGGTCCTCATCGAGAAGGGCGTCCTCCGAGGCTACATGCACGATCGGCACAGCGCCCGCCACTACGGCCGCGCGCCGAGCGGGAACGGGCGCCGCGAGAGCTTCGCGAGCGTGCCGCTTCCCCGCATGACCAACACCATCCTCACGGCTGGGCCCCACGACCCCGAGGAGATCCTCCGCACCGTGAAGAAGGGCATCTACGCGAAGAAGTTCGGCGGCGGGCAGGTCGACATCGCCAACGGCGATTTCGTGTTCTCGCTCACGGAGAGCTACCTCGTGGAGGACGGCAAGCTCACAGCTCCGCTGAAGGGCGTAAACCTCATCGGGAACGGGCCGGATGTGCTCCGCAAGGTCACCATGCTGGGGCACGACGTCGAGATCTCCGACGGCGTCTGGACCTGCGGAAAAGACGGGCAGAGCGTCCCCGTCGGCGTCGGCTGTCCGACCATCAAGATCTCGGCGATCACGGTCGGCGGCACGAAGGTCTGA
- a CDS encoding CopD family protein — protein MLLLLVAVHVMANVVWIGAIASVGWLTRHAASLAEAEGRAVARAAYELLYLRAAVPAFVVSFLAGVGRLAADPKTYFTLHWFHGKLFFAFAVIGVHHVLGARAKKAAGGSMQGAESSAILTGALLVATFLVLVFAVLKGSLVT, from the coding sequence ATGCTTCTCTTGCTCGTCGCCGTCCATGTCATGGCCAACGTCGTCTGGATCGGCGCGATCGCCTCCGTGGGCTGGCTCACGCGTCACGCGGCGTCCCTCGCCGAGGCCGAGGGGCGTGCCGTCGCGCGCGCGGCCTACGAGCTTCTCTACCTGCGCGCCGCGGTGCCAGCGTTCGTGGTGAGCTTCCTCGCGGGCGTCGGGCGCCTCGCCGCCGATCCAAAGACCTACTTCACCCTTCATTGGTTCCACGGCAAGCTCTTCTTCGCCTTCGCTGTGATCGGCGTCCACCACGTGCTCGGCGCGCGGGCGAAAAAGGCTGCGGGAGGGAGTATGCAAGGGGCTGAAAGCAGCGCTATTCTCACGGGTGCGTTGCTCGTCGCCACCTTCCTCGTCCTGGTCTTTGCCGTCCTCAAAGGGAGCCTCGTGACCTAG
- a CDS encoding tetratricopeptide repeat protein gives MAIDREKVLQAAQKYAEKKKYDKAVIEYQRLVAADPNDARTLLKIGDLQTKMGTYPDAIATYEGVGRLYAQQGFALKAIAVYKQIRELIAKHAPTLDERYGHITPKLAELYEQLGLVSDALAALDEVATRFQRQQRDAEAIAVCQKIVQLDPSNPLPHLRLAEALSRTRDLDGAVSSFKAASTLLMQIGRRDDAVKVLERLLHHKTDLEQARLCAELYLERGQPQDGMLALAKLQLCFQADPRNLDTLGLLSRAFNVIGQAAKSIEVQKEMARVARDSDQRDLFREIATRLLQLAPHDDVVQRLAGQAMPERVQAYVPPPQATAPPPAPPAPPVPQPAAAQFAQTAIGGGQAWPLAAPPEEVEDSGSYESADEYAEEAEPEPEPEPEPEPFAPPQAESEPAPPADVPQLLESAAAFRRVRLYAKALEALVAALELEPRSVEVYEAMRDIYLEDNRVDDAVQAMLFVASLNVDALDGDAAARTLQDVLAYDPSNGRAIEMLRELGYEVVDEYGESSQASEITEQGYADEASQQLPSYDLEEMGPQDVSPQYASPNVVARGGEPGGLPRFTMEAQERDAPSVPPRPGGSAAPTGLSLEEALEESEFFASRGLFDDAYNILVAQLERYPNHPLLRERLAELEYPTEASGAHERPVNDETDRSFAIAESLDVYPEAPVTAAAGFRSADQQVNVEEVFAKFKQGVETQVAEDDSQTHYDLAVAYKEMGLIDDAIREFDTASRDQEMECVCQSMIGTLELARGNTTEAVTAFLRGLNAPVKEPQQETLLLYELGNAYEAKKMPREALAYFQKVVRKDPRYRDVTERITRLGHKVPGRAS, from the coding sequence GTGGCCATTGACCGCGAGAAGGTGCTCCAAGCCGCCCAGAAGTACGCCGAGAAGAAGAAGTACGACAAGGCGGTCATCGAGTATCAAAGGCTCGTCGCAGCGGATCCGAACGACGCGCGCACTCTCCTGAAGATCGGCGATCTCCAGACGAAGATGGGCACGTACCCGGACGCGATCGCGACGTACGAGGGCGTCGGGCGCCTCTACGCCCAGCAGGGGTTCGCGCTCAAGGCGATCGCGGTCTACAAGCAGATTCGGGAGCTCATCGCGAAGCACGCCCCTACGCTCGACGAGCGCTACGGGCACATCACGCCCAAGCTCGCGGAGCTGTACGAGCAGCTCGGCCTCGTGAGCGACGCGCTCGCGGCCCTCGACGAGGTCGCTACGCGCTTTCAGCGCCAGCAACGCGACGCCGAGGCGATCGCGGTGTGCCAGAAGATCGTGCAGCTCGACCCGAGCAACCCCCTCCCGCACCTGCGCCTGGCGGAGGCCCTCTCCCGCACGCGCGACCTCGATGGCGCGGTCTCGTCGTTCAAGGCGGCGTCCACGCTCCTCATGCAGATCGGCCGGCGCGACGACGCGGTGAAGGTGCTGGAGCGGCTGCTCCATCACAAGACCGACCTCGAGCAGGCTCGACTCTGCGCCGAGCTCTACCTCGAGCGAGGGCAGCCGCAGGACGGAATGCTCGCGCTCGCGAAGCTGCAGCTCTGCTTCCAGGCCGACCCTCGCAACCTCGACACTCTCGGCCTGCTTTCGCGCGCGTTCAACGTGATCGGGCAGGCGGCGAAGTCGATCGAGGTGCAGAAGGAGATGGCGCGCGTCGCACGCGACAGCGACCAGCGCGACCTGTTCCGCGAGATCGCGACGAGGCTCTTGCAGCTCGCGCCGCACGACGACGTGGTCCAGCGCCTCGCGGGCCAGGCGATGCCCGAACGCGTGCAGGCCTACGTGCCACCGCCGCAGGCCACCGCGCCCCCTCCGGCTCCTCCGGCCCCTCCCGTCCCGCAGCCCGCGGCGGCACAGTTCGCCCAGACCGCGATCGGCGGCGGCCAGGCGTGGCCCCTCGCGGCGCCGCCTGAAGAGGTCGAGGACTCCGGCAGCTACGAGTCGGCGGACGAGTACGCGGAAGAGGCCGAGCCCGAGCCCGAGCCCGAGCCCGAGCCCGAGCCCTTCGCGCCCCCGCAGGCGGAGTCGGAGCCGGCGCCGCCGGCGGACGTGCCCCAGCTTCTGGAGAGCGCCGCGGCTTTCCGCCGCGTGCGCCTCTACGCCAAGGCGCTCGAGGCGCTCGTGGCAGCCCTCGAGCTCGAGCCCCGCTCCGTCGAGGTCTACGAGGCGATGCGCGACATCTACCTCGAGGACAACCGGGTCGACGACGCCGTGCAGGCGATGCTCTTCGTCGCGAGCCTGAACGTCGACGCGCTCGACGGCGACGCCGCGGCCCGCACGCTCCAGGACGTGCTCGCGTACGATCCAAGCAACGGGCGCGCCATCGAGATGCTCCGCGAGCTCGGCTACGAGGTCGTGGACGAGTACGGCGAGTCGAGCCAGGCCAGCGAGATCACCGAGCAGGGCTATGCCGACGAGGCCAGCCAGCAGCTGCCTTCCTACGATCTCGAAGAGATGGGCCCGCAGGACGTGTCGCCGCAGTACGCGTCGCCGAATGTCGTGGCGCGCGGTGGCGAGCCCGGCGGGCTGCCTCGCTTCACGATGGAGGCGCAGGAGCGCGACGCGCCCTCGGTGCCCCCTCGGCCAGGCGGCTCCGCCGCTCCCACGGGCCTCAGCCTCGAGGAGGCCCTCGAAGAGTCCGAGTTCTTCGCCTCCCGCGGGCTCTTCGACGACGCCTACAACATCCTCGTCGCTCAGCTCGAGCGGTACCCGAACCACCCTCTGCTCCGGGAGCGGCTCGCGGAGCTCGAGTACCCGACCGAGGCGAGCGGCGCGCACGAGCGCCCCGTCAACGACGAGACCGATCGCAGCTTCGCTATCGCGGAGTCCCTCGACGTCTATCCGGAGGCGCCCGTCACCGCGGCGGCCGGCTTCCGCTCGGCGGACCAGCAGGTGAACGTCGAAGAGGTGTTCGCCAAGTTCAAGCAGGGCGTGGAGACCCAGGTCGCCGAGGACGACTCGCAGACCCACTACGACCTCGCCGTCGCCTACAAGGAGATGGGGCTCATCGACGACGCCATCCGCGAGTTCGACACGGCCTCGCGCGACCAGGAGATGGAGTGCGTCTGCCAAAGCATGATCGGCACCCTCGAGCTCGCGCGCGGCAACACCACCGAGGCGGTCACGGCCTTCCTTCGGGGTCTGAACGCGCCCGTGAAGGAGCCGCAGCAGGAGACCCTCTTGCTCTACGAGCTCGGCAACGCTTACGAGGCCAAGAAGATGCCGCGCGAGGCGCTCGCGTACTTCCAGAAGGTCGTGCGCAAGGACCCGCGCTACCGCGACGTGACCGAGCGCATCACGCGCCTCGGCCACAAGGTGCCTGGCCGCGCGAGCTGA